The Macaca nemestrina isolate mMacNem1 chromosome 1, mMacNem.hap1, whole genome shotgun sequence genome contains the following window.
aaaaattagctgggtgtggtggtggcacacatctgtagtcccagctactagggaagctcaggcaggagtattgcttgagccagggaattCAAAGTGGCAGtaaaccatgattgtgccactatactccagccatATCCTGTGatgatttttgagatggagtcccactgtcacccaggctggcgtgaagtggtgcaatctcggctcactgcaacctccaccgcccagtttcaagcgattctcttgcctcaacctctcgagcagctgggattagacacccactaccacaactggctaatttttgtatttttaatgacatgttggccaggttggtcttgaatgcctgacttcacgtgatctgcccacctaggcctctcaaagtactgggattacaggcgtgagccaccatgcacagcctaaaaaaaaaaaaaaaaaaaagttaacacatCACTATCATGTACATTCCAtttccccacctttttttttttttttttttttttttttgagacgggagtctggctgtcgcccaggctggagtgcagtggtgccatctctactcactgcaagcttcgcctcccgggtaatcaccattttcctgcctcagcctcccaagtagctgggactacagcaggtcaccacgaccagctaattttttgtatttttagtagagatggggtttcactgtgttagccaggatggtctcatctcctgaccttgtgatccgcccacctcggcctcccaaagtgctgggattacaggcgtgagccaccacgcccgcccaTTTTCCCACCTTTTAGCCAAAAGCTGAAGGTAACTCTAAAGTGGATTAAATTGGGATAAAAACTTCCTGTAATAGTGCATTACTattacttattttgaaaaattatttttagcaatATTCTCATTCTAGAGTTGACTTTGCCCTTTAAGGCCTTCCTCAGATATGCCTTGTGACATTTCCTTTGTCGTTTTTCCAGCATACAACGCCTTCCTAAACAAGATACAAACAGTTCCAGTTGTGTATGTACCAACTCTAGGAACACCACAGCCAGGTAAAAAAGCCTCTGTCCTCTTTGAAAAGCTCAGACATACACGTTTAGTTCACTCAACTTTTCCCTCTTCTTTAGGTTATTTTAACTCCACAACTTCTCCCCCTCACTTCATGAGTCTACAACCTCCACTGGCCCAAAGTCGGCTGCAACATTGGTTATGGAGTATAAGACACTAATCTCTGCTTGGACAAGTTCCTTTTAACTGTAGGGGAATGAAGATTTCTAGTCCTAGACAAGAAGCCTAACAACAACTTCTACATTAAATTTCCAGATAAGGCTTCTGAGAACTATAAATAAAGCATCCTAAGCTGTTTCTTAAAACTGGCGTGTTGGACTGTGTTGTAGAAAGTTAACTGtcagacgggcgtggtggctcacggcctgtaatcccagcacttcaggaggctgaggcaggaggatcaccaggtccagcagtttgagatcagcctgaccaacatggtgaaaccccgtctctactaaaaatacaaaaattagccgggcatggtggcagacacctgtaatcccagctacttgggaggctgagacaaagaactgcttgaaccccggaggcagaggttgcagatcacaccactgcactccagcctgggagacagagcaaggctccatctcttaaaagaaacaaaaacaaaaaaacacacacacccaacacaACACTTGAGATagtatcacaattaaaaaaacaaatttggccgggcgcggtggctcaagcctgtaatcccagcactttgggaggccgagacgggcggatcacaaggtcaggagatcgagaccatcctggctaacatggtgaaaccccgtctctactaaaaaaatacaaaaaactagccgggcgaggtggcgggcacctgtagtcccagctactccggaggctgaggcaggagaatggcgtgaacccgggaggcggagcttgcagtgagctgagacctggccactgcactccagcctgggtgacagagcgagactccgtctcaaaaaaaaaaaaaaaaaaaaacacaaatttaccCAATGAGCCTTAGGTGGTTAAAAATGCCCCCAAAGGGACTTTTAAAGTAATTGGCCACTTACGTGCCCCAAATGACTctaatattcttctctttctggtTGCCCCTGAATACTTGAGACAGGAACTTCCTAACACTTAAACAAGACAATAAACAGGATTTATCCAAAATGTGTTTATTGAGATGGTTTCCCACTCATCTTGATTCAGAGTGCCTTTAGTGCTGCTTCCTCCTAAAGGAACATCCTGGTGGAAAAAGATTCAGAGATTAGCTGACATCAGTCCAGGTATTCTGCCCACCTCTCCCACAAAAGAAGCAGATGCATGATGATCCaccacatcttttatttttctcaactcTTAGCTACCTACTCATTTATATATCACTTTGGTCACTTCATATCAACTTGAGCCCTTTTATCACCCATTGATCCCCGCTTTAGACAGTAGTGCTTTGAGATTAACACGTAGTTTTTGGTAGTatctacttgaaaaaaaaataaatttataaatccAACACTTCCTGTCTAAAAATTTACATTATACACGGTCTCTGTCACTGTAAGACTGAAAGATCCTGAGAGATGtttccatttctagaaaacaaacTCAAAGCCCCAAATCACAACATTAGTACACCATTTACCTTCTGTAAGCCTTGCTTTTCCTCCTGTAGGCTGGCAGAGGACAGTGGAGCAGCCAACACACAAAACTACCGTTTGTGCATGGCTAAAGACCGTGGTGATTTTATAGCATcctgaaagaaaaacagataacatttttttcctcGATTACATCCATATCTTTCCTGCACATATGCCCAACTCATCATCCATTACATTGTTTCCCAACACAAAAAAAGTAGGGATTGTATGTGAAATGTGATGGGACATCACGCTGAAATGAATCACTTCTCCTAAGATGCAAAACTCTGCGAGTCTCATACATTCAAATTTTAAGAGTATCAGGGAAAATATTTTccacaggtgaagaaactgaagctgcTGGACAGCTTCAAGGATATGAGACAGCTCACACTACAACATTTTCCAACTGTTACTGCCCAGTGCTTTCCCCACTACAGCAAGCCGTCTCCTCACCTGGGCATTTCACATCCATGAAGTAGGAATTGGGGCTCTGCACCAGGCGTTTCTTCTTGtgtttcctcttctcctcttctgggGAGGGATGAAGGAGATCCTTTGCGAGCTAACAGGGACAGAAATGCAGAGATTTAGAAACCAACGGCGAAAATGGGATGGTCGAAAACAGCCCCCACTGTCACACACCGGGGAGAGCTCGCCCCTCGCTGCCCCTGGCGTCTGCGCAGCTGGGCCGCCATCTTATCTCCTCTCCGCTCCCGTCTATGCGGGTGGCCCGTGGGCCGCTGCGGTCCCTGGAGTTAATGTCCTAAGAAGTGCAGAGGGTAAATGAGAACCCTCTACGATCCGAAATCAGCGTGAGGGGAGCGTGCAGACAGAACAGCGAGATCTCCGCCGAAACCTGGACCAAAGCACTCACAGGCATGTTCTCGTGTGGGTAGGTCGTCACCGCCGGAAAAGAGCGAAAGCGGAAATCCTGCCCCTTATATTGTGCACACTACAGGAAATGACGCAAGGAtcttgtgccaccatgcttggaaGGTCCTACTTTGGTCTGATGCGGTGGAGAGACAAGGGAGCTGCCATTTTCGGAAGGTCTTTAACTGTTAGTTGTGACACATATGCGTCACCATGTTGAAAGGGTTACCTTGCTAATTTGAGGTCAGCGTTTGATCACTATCCAGGGATAAATggacacttttaaaattttgtgtcatACTTTGACATTTGGAGCCTAATAGGAAAGGTTAAGGAAAACACCAGGGAGAAGGAGCCATATCCAGGACTTCcgtactattttttaaatacctaTATTCTTAactctttttctattggtttaatttaacaatttaggccgggcgcggtggctcatgcgtgtaatcccagcactttgggaggccaaggcgggtggatcatctgaggtcagcagttcgagaccagcctggccaacatggtgaaaccccgtctctactaaaaaaaatgcaaaatttagccagagatggtggtgcattcctgtaatcccagatacttgggaagctgaggcaggagaatcgcttgaatcaaggaggaggagattgcagtggaCCGAGACggagtcattgcactccagcctgggcagcaagagcaaactcggtctcaaaaaaaaaaaaaaaaaaaagtcaggttcCAGTGAAAGCAGGTATACACCAGAATAAGTACAGTTCAGAGAGGTGAGCACGAATAATACATTGCTAAGGATGAAAAGTCCAGATCCAggcaaaataagataaaaagaacTGATGGATTTTTATCAGGACAATTCACAAAAATTGAAGAGTAATTTAAAGGACTGGTAAAGCTGAGTatggtggcccacatctgtaatcccagcactttgggaggctgaggtgggagtattgcttgaagctcagagttcaagaccagcctgggcaatatagtgagactttgtctttacaaaatattgaaacattagccaggtgtggtagcttgtgtccgtagtcccagctatttgggaggatgaggcagaagaatggtttgggcccaggagctcaaggctgcagtgacctaggatagtgccactgtattccagtgtgggtgacagaatgaccctgtctctaaaaaacataaaaatagaccagacacagtggctcacgcctctaatcccagcactttgggaggccgaggtgggtggatcctttgaggtcagagttcgagaccagcctgaccagcattatgaaaccccgtctctactaaaaatacaaaaaaattagccaggtgtggtgttgggtacctgtgatcccagctactctggaggctgaggcaggagaatcacatgaacctgagaggcagaagttgcagtgagccgagatcctgccattgtactccagcctgggtgacagagcaagactcgatctaaaattaaataaataaataaacaaacaaacaaacaggtgaGACATGGTTTGGTCAGTGAAAAGAAATAGGGAAGACTCAAGGAGATAATGAGAGGTGAGAGAATAGACAAAAGGAGATTGAATAGTTTAGCTTGAGAAGGGACAAGCATGGACACGGAAGGTGATGGGGATAAGTGAAATGACAAAAGATGCCTTCTTAACAAccagcacacttttttttttttttttttttttttttttttttgagacggagtctcgctctgtcacccaggctggagtgcagtggctggatctcagctcactgcaagctccgcctcccgggttcacgccattttccggcctcagcctcccaagtagctgggactacaggtgccggccacctcgcccggctagttttttgtatttaatagagacagggtttcaccgtgtttgccaggatggtctcgatctcctgacctcgtgatccgcccgtctcggcctcccaaagtgctgggatcacaggcttgagccaccgcgcccggccctcattttttttttttttagacgcagttttgctcttgttgcccaggctgtagtgcaatggtgccatctctgctcgccgcaacctccgcctcccgcgttcaagcaattctcccgcctcagcctcccgagtagctgggattacaggcaggtggcaccacgcccggctaattttgtatttttagtagagacgggggtttcaccatgttggccaagctgatattgaactcccgacctcatgtgatccgcccacctcagcctcccaaagtgctggaattacaggtgtgagccaccacacccagcctttaatttttttataggcAGCCAGAATAGGCTCGAGAGAGACTCccttgaataattttttatttgccggttgcggtggctcatgcctgtaatcccagcactttgggaggctgaggcgggcggatcatgtgaggtcgggagttcgagaccagcctggccaacatggtgaaaccccgtctctactaaaaatacaaaaaaaaattttagctaggtgtggtggcgggtggctgtaatcccagctacttgggaagctgaggctggagaatcgcttgaacccaagaggcggaggttgcagtgaccagagattgagccattgcacttcagcctgggtgacaagagcaaaactttgtctcaaaaaataaaataaaaataaaaataaaggctgggcgcagtggctcaagcctgtaatcccaggcctttgggaggcagaggtggatggatcacctgaggtcgagagttcaagaccagcctgaccaacatggagaaaccccgtctctactaaaaatacaaaattagctgggggtggtggcggatgcctgtaatttcagctactcgcgaggcttaggcaggagaatcgcttgaatctgggagccGAAAGTTGCggttagccaagatcacaccattgcactccagcctgggcaacaagagcaaaactccacctcaaaataaataataattaaaaaaaaaaaataggccgggcgcggtggctcacgcctgtaattccagcactttggaaggccaaggcagacggatcacgaggtcaggagatcgagaccatcctggttaacatggtgaaaccctgtctctacctaaaatacaaaaatttagccaggcggtggcagacgcctgtagtcctagctactcaggagactgaggcaggcgaatggcgtgaacctgggatgcggagcttgcagtgaaccgagattgcgccactgcactccagcctgggcaacagagcgagactccgtctcaaaaaaaaaatagggctgggcgcggtggcttatgcctgtaatcccagcactttgggaggccgaggcgggcggatcacaaggtcaagagatcgagaccatctggccaacatggtgaaaccctgtctctactaaaaatacaaaaattagctggacttcgtggcaggcacctgtaatcccagctattccagaggctgaggcacgagaatcgcttgaaccagggaggcagaggttgcagtgagccgagatcgtcccactgcactccagcctggcgacagagcaaggctgtgtctcaaaaaattaattaattaaaaataaacaaatttaaaaaattttttgagacaggatcttactctgtcaccgagtctggagtgcagtagcataatcatggctcactacagccttggactcctgggctcaagtgatctgcccacttctgccCCCTAGGTAGCtggggctgggactacaggcgcacaccaccatgtatggcttatttatttatttatttatttatttattgtcgaAGCagagtctcagtatgttgcccaggctagtcttgaactcctggacccaagggatcctctcacgttggcctcccaaagtgctgggattacaagtgtgagccaccacaccgggtcttaaacaatttctttctttcgtttttcgtatttttttccACCCCCAGCACACATATagcaagaataatttttttctaaaggcaGAGATATACTTGTTTCTTTGTAGCCATGCTGCCCATATTTCAGCTTCCTGGTTACCAAGGCTACACGTTCATGGCCTATTGAGTGAGATTTCAGGAGTACTGCACCTTAAGTGGGCCATATTAAAAGATCCACGTGAAGAATGACATTTTTAGTTCAAATCACTGTTTTCTTAAGCTATTTGGTCAGAGAAATCACACATGCGGCCCCCATTAGAGAGGTCGTTCCAACTGAAGCACCAGGACGTGTCTAGGTAGACTGTCAGTCTTGGGGCGGTGGGGCCGATTCTGTAAAACTAATTTACGTTTTCACCCTGTTCCACCAGAGGGCAGACTGACTCAACAAATAACCTACTTCTGCGCATCCCGCTTTTTTCAAAGGGAATTGGGATCCATAGAACTAAGGGCTTGGACAACTAACGCTAAAATTCTAGGACTGACTTTTACGCAGCCCCAGAAACCGATGATAACTCATCTTCTAGCTTCGTTGAATAGCACCTCCAAAAATcagccccattttttttttttcaatttctagtGCCCTCCCTACCTTCACCGTTATTCCCAaaactctttctctcttcccctaaTCCCTCTAAAATTTCTCTTCCCCTGGTCGTCGTGGTTAAACCTCTACTTCCCTTCACCCCAGACTCTCGCCTCAGAATAGAAGAGTAAGGTCGTAAGAGGGGAGCTACAGTTACCAAAAGGCTGTGGAAAATAGCGAGACAGGTAGGCCGGCCTAAGCTGGGAAGGGAAAACCGAGAGAGCAGAGGCCGGGCTGGCCGCCTTGGCCTGTCCAAAAGGGTGGGCGGGCAGGGGGTGGAGCCCGGAGGGGTGCCGCCCCTCCTTTTCCCGGAGCCTGGGCGGAGAGGGAGGAAAACTTCTTCCTGGCCTGGGCTCCGTGCTGCTCTGTTTGCCAACCGTCCAGTCCCGCCTACCAGTGCCGGGagctccccacccctcccccggCTCCCCCGGTGTCCGCCATGGCCAAAGCCTACGACCACCTCTTCAAGTTGCTGCTGATCGGGGACTCGGGGGTGGGCAAGACTTGTCTGATCATTCGCTTTGCAGAGGACAACTTCAACAACACTTACATCTCCACCATTGGTGAGCCCGCTGGCCATGTCCCAGACCCCTACTGTCTTGTGACCTCCTTCTCAGGCTCCCGGATTACTAGTGACCCCAATTTTCAGTCCCCTTAGAGTAAGGCTCCTGAATTCTAGTCCCTCAACCCCTGGCTCTGACCCCTCCCCCATGCATGTCTCTGTATGGTAACCAAACCTCTCACCTCTCTGAGGCCTTCAGGTAACTCTTCAACTGCTGCCAGCTCCTCATTTTCTTGGTGCCATCACCTTAGTTTCCCAAAACCCACAAGAActcttctctctttgtctctgtgcCCCTCTTCCCCTACCCCCACCACTTAGAACTCTCTCGATCCATTCTCCACGTTTCCTGTATCCCTGTCTGCCACATCTTTTTCTCCCGAACCGATCTGTTAGCCTCTTTCCCTCTAGCCGACCTTCAAACTCTCCCACTGCGTCCCCAGCTCACCATCTACTTCCCAGGttccctgccccagtctcccTGCACCTCAGCTGAACAGGGGTTTGGGAAGGGTGGAACAAGGTGGCTGGGTGTGCTGGAGGGCGGCCCAAGGACTGTGATCATGAATATGCAGCCAGCTTGGTGAGGAACGTGGAAATGAGGGGACTTTTGGGGTCTCTGAGTCAGCCTTGTGACTCATCCTCCTCCCAGGGGCCCCCAGCAGGCTTGGGGGAGGTGCCCAAGTTTCTACTAAGAAGAACATtgtctcccctcctcccttctttcttcatcTCCTCTGGCTTGGGAAATAGACAGGAAGAGTCTTATGACAATTCTGGTtacaaaggaagaggaaaaatgcCCCCCTTTCCTAATTGTCTCAAAAGTAATCCTGTTTAGCCTCAGACTTTCCTAGTGCCAAGTTTGGCCTACTAGTTAATTCACATAGACTGGCTTCAGCTACTTTTTTCCTTACTCTCTACTAGGAGGGTGGGTGGAATACCAAGAGTAGAGGGCtctaagaaaacagagaagaggaATGTGAAAGTAATATCTGGTGGGGAGACAGAGACTGAATTCAGAGAGTTGTCAGCTGGTATAGCTGAATGGACCCAAGAGGTGGCCTAAGGATCTTAAGCCTCCATGCAGAATTTTCATCACCTTTTCCCTCCCAAAATCCATAAAACGTAAGTAAAAATAGTATTCTTGCTATACAAATACAGCTTTGGGAAAATTCTCCTAGCTTGGCATTTCCAACAAGATTGCTCCCCAAGTGCCTCTCCTGCAGAATTTCTGGTGCTGACACTGCTCCCTTCCTGTCCCTCCTATCACACAGTtttacatgtgtgcatgcatgtctCAACTTCAGTGCATACTTTCCACCCCTAGGAATTGATTTCAAGATTCGCACTGTGGATATAGAGGGGAAGAAGATCAAACTACAAGTCTGGTAAGTGAATCCTCTGGGACGCCTCACCAGACTTCATTTACCTCCTACAcgctttttcttctattttgtttcatttctcttcctttcctcattgctcTTTCTAGCACTTCTAATCTATTTCTCTGGATGCACTCAGCTGTCCTTCGTCTCTCTTCCTGCTCTCCCAACTAGTTCCAGCTTTTTTGTAACTCTTGCCTCCTCTGGCTACAGAGCATCCTCTTAATTTGACAACAAACAACTGTTCAGTCATAACTTGGAAACAGGCTGTGAACCGTTAAATGGCACAGGCAGAATTAAGACTTGACTCTAAGTCTAGTGTTTTCTCCAAAATATGGTGAGCCCAGAGAGCCAAATGTAGACCCTGAAGGGGTTTTAGTGGTATGAAGCTTAGTGGAGGCATAATGCTATGACATATAAGAGCAGAGTGGTGCACAAATCCGGTTCTTTTACTTATCTGCTGCCTGACCTTCATGAATTATTCAGCCTATCCAaatctgtttcctcttttttttttgagacagagtcttgctcttatcgcccaggctggagtgcaatggcacaatctcagctcaccgcaacctccgcctcctgggttcaagtgattctcccacctcagcctcccaagtagctgggattacaggtgcccgccaccatgcccggctaatttttgtatttttagtagagacaaggtttcgccatgttggccaggctggtctcgaactcctgacctcagatgatccacccgcctcggcttcccaaagtgttgggattacaggcgcgagccacggCCCCCGGcatgtttccttatttgtaaaatagggacAATAATACATGTCTTACAAGGAGAGATTAAGGATTAGATAAAATGATACATATGCAGTGCTGGACACATAGCAAGCATTCAATGAATAAGCAAAGACAGCTTGTTTCTTGGGCCACTACCATCTCTGGAAATCAGGTCAACCGTCTTTAATCCCACTCCCCTTTACTGTTTCCTTATTCTGTTGCCCCACCATGTTGCAAAAGCTAAATTCTTGCGAGAGAGGAAGAATTCTTCCATTAGAgaattctttcctctcttctattCCATGAAACCTTCTCCTTCTTTAGGGACACGGCTGGCCAAGAGCGATTCAAGACAATAACTACTGCCTACTACCGTGGAGCCATGGTATGAAGTGTGGGTCTGGACAAAGGATGAAGGATGAGGCCACAGAATATATTATGAATACAAAGGGTCAGGGGTTGAGGCAGGTAAAAATGGGAGGGGTGTAGTGTGGGTTGCAGCGGGCCCAACGTGGCCTAGTGTTTAGACCCATGGATTGGATGGAACTTGCCGGGTCACTTACAGGGCAGTGGGAAGCCTCAAAGGGAATATGGTCCAAGTTGAATTTTGTCATCTCCCAGGGCATTATCCTAGTATACGACATCACGGATGAGAAATCTTTCGAGAATATTCAGAACTGGATGAAAAGCATCAAGGAGGTGAGGACCCTCCAGAAGAGATGGGGGAACTGGATAGAACCTGGAGAATGAAGGGAGCCATAAGGATAGGCAggacctaactttttttttttttttgagacgaagttttgctcttgttgcctgggctggagtgcaatggtaccatcttggctcactgcaacctgactcccgggttcaaatgattctcctgccttagcctcctaagtagctaggattacaggcatgcaccaccatgctcagctacttttgtatttttagtagagatggggttttaccatgttgatcaggttggtcttgaactcctgcatcaggtgatccacccgccttggcctcccaaagtgctgggattacaggtgtgagccaccgcacccagctggcgGGACCTAACTTTTACTTGTCTTTTGCCCCCCCAGAATGCCTCGGCTGGGGTGGAACGCCTCTTGCTAGGGAACAAATGTGACATGGAGGCCAAGAGGAAGGTGCAGAAGGAGCAGGCCGATAAGGTGAGGGCCAGGCTGAGCAATTTCTAGAACTGGGCTGGGAGGGCCAAGATAGGTTGCATTGCAGAGGACTTGGCTGCTGTCCTTAATTCAATTCTCTCCTTCTCACTTCACCCCTTATAGTTGGCTCGAGAGCACGGGATCCGATTTTTCGAAACTAGTGCTAAATCCAGTATGAATGTGGATGAGGTGAGATCCACACCCCCATCCCTGACCAAGAGAGGAAGTATTAAAAGGTAGATTCTCCTCCCTCCAAACTGATTCTATTCCCCAC
Protein-coding sequences here:
- the LOC105497960 gene encoding small ribosomal subunit protein eS27 isoform X1, whose translation is MPLAKDLLHPSPEEEKRKHKKKRLVQSPNSYFMDVKCPGCYKITTVFSHAQTVVLCVGCSTVLCQPTGGKARLTEGCSFRRKQH
- the LOC105497960 gene encoding small ribosomal subunit protein eS27 isoform X2: MDVKCPGCYKITTVFSHAQTVVLCVGCSTVLCQPTGGKARLTEGCSFRRKQH
- the LOC105497959 gene encoding ras-related protein Rab-13 isoform X2 translates to MAKAYDHLFKLLLIGDSGVGKTCLIIRFAEDNFNNTYISTIGIDFKIRTVDIEGKKIKLQVWDTAGQERFKTITTAYYRGAMGIILVYDITDEKSFENIQNWMKSIKENASAGVERLLLGNKCDMEAKRKVQKEQADKLAREHGIRFFETSAKSSMNVDEAFSSLARDILLKSGGRRSGNGNKPPSTDLKTCDKKNTNKCSLG
- the LOC105497959 gene encoding ras-related protein Rab-13 isoform X1 gives rise to the protein MGIILVYDITDEKSFENIQNWMKSIKENASAGVERLLLGNKCDMEAKRKVQKEQADKLAREHGIRFFETSAKSSMNVDEAFSSLARDILLKSGGRRSGNGNKPPSTDLKTCDKKNTNKCSLG